Below is a genomic region from Populus trichocarpa isolate Nisqually-1 chromosome 15, P.trichocarpa_v4.1, whole genome shotgun sequence.
aaacaatctttatagATATTGTGAAAGGTGTAGCTTAAAGTATGGTAATTTGCATTCGTACTACTTACTTGGAGTCCAACATTTCCAGATGGAGAATTCCTACTGAGGATTTGCAATAAAAATTCACGCAAGCATGAAGGATCATTCCCCTGCACTCATCCATAAAAGAGAAATTTGGTAACACAGTTAACACTCAATATGCCAGTACAACTTCTTAGGATCAGTACCAACATATGATGAGTAGTACATGATGATACTATAGGATTTTTTTCGTATTGAGCAAATAAAGTGACTGCAAATGCATTCCAGTCTTCAAGAAACTGGTAGAAATTAATGAAGAGAAACTTGATCTTATCCAGAGACGTAATGCAAGtgaaagggggggggggggggggggtgtagCATGTTGTACCTTCATGAGGAATGATTTGAACTTCAAGAAATTTAATGGATCCATGAGTTCCCGCAGCACCATTTTTGCCATCATAAATCCTACACATCTTTTCAACATGGATGAAACAGAATTCAGTACATCAGCAGCTCTGCTAGCAGCACTAGCTGGATACACTTTTAGGTCTATCTATCTATTCATACCTCATGTCAAATGCAATCATCATCTGCCGTCTGTCCATGTCCAGTGTGCTACTATTTGGACCATCCTCGTAAAAGTCGGCAGCATTCCCTAGTATCCCTACCTGAAAAGTTGGAATTTCAGAAGTTTCACAAAGTAAGACATCAATGCAAGAAAGAAACCACATGTTACACAACTTAATCAATGAAGTAGTGCTTTATAGCAGAAATTATGGAGCAGAAAACAGTGGATAGTTGTACCCATGTGTGGGAGGTGCACTAATTCAATGGTGCTGATTTATTCATGTCTTGTTTCGTTCCCCAATATTTGTGCTAATAAACCTTTCCTCAACCATAAGTCTAGAACCACCAAACTTTCAAAGCAGAATACCAGAAATAAAATTTGACTTCACTAGATCAATGGAAATTGTTGTGCATCAAGTGTTGTCATATCAGACAACACAAATCAACAAGAGTTTTCCTCAAACACCCTTCTCCTTACAAAATTGCTTTCCTTAATCTATATATATCgaatttaattctaaattcagagaatataaaattcaaaaacatcataaaaaggGGGAAAGCTTGCATTTACTTTAATATGCCTATCCACTGGGCTTATATGCACATTCTCCAGCCTCAACTCTGTATGTGCAAGTCCATGACTGTGCAAGTAGTTCACCTTAAGTAAGCAAAACAAACACCTTACACTTTAGTTGTACACAACAAATGGCAACTATTTGTGCACAGGTAATACATGAATACAATTAAGATATACATACTCCAATCAAGAGATCCCTCATCAATATGCGTGTTATTCGCAACTGCCGAGAGACAGCAGGTCCTCCAACCGTGTCATCTCCCACCCTCCTGACAGATTCCTCATCCAATGCCAGAGTGGCTTCCAAGGTAGGAAGCCAATCTGATTGTTGAAGCCAATGTCTCAAAGAAAAACTACCATGATACTgccataaaataaaagggatgaCATAAACTTTCAAATCCCTAAACTCACAAAtggaaaaattgaaatatgaGAAGAACTGCTTCCACACGCAACATGCAGAGAAATGAAGGCTCGTCCAATAAACAGAAAATCTCCAACAGGGGTCTTGTAGAAAGACTAACCTGCCTAGCATAAACAACTAAATGGCTTCACACAACGAAACATTTAAAGCATAtgcaatataaaaatcttacaCAGAAACAGAACATACCCCATGTACCAGAGTAAACGAACCACGGCCACTAGTAGGTGAAGAAATATAACCATAAACTTGCATCGAATAAGAATGGTACATAAGTTTACGGCGAACCAGCTTCTTCAATACctaaaaacactttaacaacACCAAGGTTACACCAATATTCAAAAcctcaaatacaaaataaacaaaactccAAAACAAAGCCCCAAACCTCTATTGCTCGCATTCCTCTACGTTTTGCTTGAGTACTGACAAGTTTCCTAAGCACAACTTTAATGTTATGCAAAGGGCTGCAATTCCACATTATACTCATTACCTCCGA
It encodes:
- the LOC18105500 gene encoding probable plastid-lipid-associated protein 14, chloroplastic isoform X5, producing the protein MRFKMSDFKVLDRVSIGLGGRADEVVFEAIVKDSNSPLHNIKVVLRKLVSTQAKRRGMRAIEVLKKLVRRKLMYHSYSMQVYGYISSPTSGRGSFTLVHGYHGSFSLRHWLQQSDWLPTLEATLALDEESVRRVGDDTVGGPAVSRQLRITRILMRDLLIGVNYLHSHGLAHTELRLENVHISPVDRHIKVGILGNAADFYEDGPNSSTLDMDRRQMMIAFDMRCVGFMMAKMVLRELMDPLNFLKFKSFLMKGNDPSCLREFLLQILSRNSPSGNVGLQILDRNWGAGWNLLSLLLATKPSKRISCLDALRHPFLCGPRWRVAPSMDIIRWGLGSTAVRITEEYIYKQPQRNRLSYFIELMEMLNAHSRPKNWLELLPGKWRLLYCTGRQIGLTLHQPSAGVLIGDVYLTINRASKLNTSISFTSDIGFMTRSKS